A window of the Haloarcula litorea genome harbors these coding sequences:
- the sufB gene encoding Fe-S cluster assembly protein SufB codes for MSSDQDHLKETDTEARFEFKKEENSAFETEKGLTEETVRVISEDKDEPEWMLERRLRALEQFQEMPMPTDWPGQPDLSEVDIGNIVPYIRPDIETRGGAESWEDLPEEIQDTFDKLGIPEAEKNALSGVGAQYESEIVYQNMQERWEEKGVIFCDMDKAVQEHEELVREHFMTKCVPPSDNKFAALHGAVWSGGSFVYVPEDTTVEMPVQAYFRMNSEGMGQFEHTLIIAEDNSEVHYIEGCSAPKYSEFNLHSGGVEVFVGEDAHVQYSTVQNWSKNTYNLNTKRAICEADGTMEWVSGSMGSKATMLYPSTVLKGPGATDNHITIAFAGEGQDIDTGAKVYHNAPETKSTIESKSISKDGGRTNYRGLVHIADGAENASTSVECDALMFDNESTSDTMPYMEIQENKVDVAHEATVGKIGDEDVFYLQSRGLDDDDAKQMIVAGFIEPITEELPIEYAVELNRLIELEMEGSLG; via the coding sequence ATGAGCTCAGACCAAGACCATCTCAAAGAGACCGACACCGAGGCTCGCTTCGAGTTCAAGAAGGAGGAGAACTCCGCCTTCGAGACCGAGAAGGGCCTCACCGAGGAGACCGTCCGGGTCATCTCGGAAGACAAGGACGAACCCGAGTGGATGCTCGAGCGTCGCCTGCGCGCGCTGGAGCAGTTCCAGGAGATGCCGATGCCGACCGACTGGCCCGGCCAGCCCGACCTCTCGGAGGTCGACATCGGGAACATCGTCCCCTACATCCGCCCGGACATCGAGACCCGCGGCGGCGCGGAGTCCTGGGAGGACCTCCCCGAGGAGATCCAGGACACCTTCGACAAGCTCGGCATCCCAGAGGCCGAGAAGAACGCCCTCTCGGGCGTCGGTGCCCAGTACGAGTCGGAGATCGTCTACCAGAACATGCAGGAGCGCTGGGAGGAGAAAGGCGTCATCTTCTGCGACATGGACAAGGCGGTCCAGGAGCACGAAGAGCTCGTCCGCGAGCACTTCATGACGAAGTGCGTTCCCCCGAGCGACAACAAGTTCGCCGCGCTCCACGGCGCGGTCTGGTCCGGCGGGTCGTTCGTCTACGTCCCCGAAGACACCACCGTCGAGATGCCCGTCCAGGCGTACTTCCGGATGAACTCCGAGGGGATGGGCCAGTTCGAGCACACGCTCATCATCGCCGAGGACAACTCCGAGGTCCACTACATCGAGGGCTGTTCCGCCCCGAAGTACTCGGAGTTCAACCTCCACAGCGGGGGCGTCGAGGTGTTCGTCGGCGAGGACGCCCACGTCCAGTACTCGACGGTGCAGAACTGGTCGAAGAACACGTACAACCTCAACACCAAGCGCGCCATCTGCGAGGCCGACGGCACGATGGAGTGGGTCTCCGGGTCGATGGGCTCGAAGGCCACGATGCTGTACCCGTCGACGGTCCTCAAGGGCCCCGGCGCGACGGACAACCACATCACCATCGCCTTCGCGGGCGAGGGCCAGGACATCGACACCGGCGCGAAGGTCTACCACAACGCGCCCGAGACGAAGTCCACCATCGAGTCTAAGTCCATCAGCAAGGACGGCGGCCGCACGAACTACCGCGGGCTGGTCCACATCGCCGACGGCGCGGAGAACGCCTCCACCTCCGTCGAGTGTGACGCGCTGATGTTCGACAACGAGTCCACCTCCGACACGATGCCGTACATGGAGATCCAGGAGAACAAGGTGGACGTCGCCCACGAGGCGACCGTCGGCAAGATCGGCGACGAGGACGTCTTCTACCTCCAGTCGCGGGGACTGGACGACGACGACGCCAAGCAGATGATCGTCGCCGGCTTCATCGAGCCGATCACGGAGGAACTGCCCATCGAGTACGCCGTCGAGCTGAACCGCCTCATCGAACTCGAGATGGAGGGGTCGCTCGGGTAA
- a CDS encoding DUF7322 domain-containing protein, whose product MTDGLDDVDPDEGGGVLSEKSPHEPEEFDPDSLGPDVPEAPSPPSGTPDDAVAGLFWKLVVVFNVALLALALGPMLAFLDGRVDLGVRVFLVGVLAFGYGTYRYVRFRRDRDGESDEGDPDAPGAEGSAGESPSAESDHNG is encoded by the coding sequence GTGACCGACGGTCTCGACGACGTCGATCCGGACGAGGGCGGTGGCGTGCTCTCCGAGAAGAGCCCCCACGAGCCCGAGGAGTTCGACCCCGACAGCCTCGGCCCCGACGTGCCGGAGGCACCGAGTCCGCCGTCCGGGACGCCCGACGACGCCGTCGCCGGACTGTTCTGGAAACTCGTCGTCGTGTTCAACGTCGCGCTGCTGGCGCTTGCGCTCGGGCCGATGCTCGCCTTCCTCGACGGGCGCGTCGACCTCGGCGTCCGGGTGTTCCTGGTCGGCGTCCTCGCGTTCGGCTACGGGACCTACCGGTACGTCCGGTTCCGGCGGGACCGTGACGGTGAGAGCGACGAAGGCGACCCCGACGCCCCGGGAGCCGAGGGGAGCGCGGGCGAGTCGCCCAGCGCCGAGAGCGACCACAACGGCTAA
- a CDS encoding metal-dependent transcriptional regulator: MNTQAQYLKAIYLTQQQADGPASTGDIADLLDVSPASANEMIGKLEDRGLLEHEKYKGVDLTDDGIHQAREALQNYCIIERFLVEVLEVEEFRAEARQLEGVIDETVAERLDTIIDREPQCPDCFDAEDDVCALLDVEAEATSD, from the coding sequence ATGAACACGCAGGCCCAGTATCTCAAGGCGATCTACCTGACACAGCAACAGGCCGACGGCCCCGCATCGACCGGCGACATCGCCGACCTGCTGGACGTGAGTCCGGCCAGCGCCAACGAGATGATCGGGAAACTGGAGGATCGGGGCCTGCTCGAACACGAGAAGTACAAGGGCGTCGACCTCACCGACGACGGCATCCACCAGGCCCGCGAGGCGCTCCAGAACTACTGCATCATCGAGCGGTTCCTCGTCGAGGTCCTCGAGGTCGAGGAGTTCCGGGCCGAGGCCCGCCAGCTGGAGGGGGTCATCGACGAGACGGTCGCCGAGCGCCTCGACACCATCATCGATCGCGAACCGCAGTGTCCCGACTGCTTCGACGCCGAGGACGACGTCTGTGCGCTGCTCGACGTCGAGGCGGAGGCCACGAGCGACTGA
- a CDS encoding DNA-directed DNA polymerase, translating to MSEESQSALGDFGADEGEGQEARPVADEAAAVAGNGSGGASVVDIDERQFPETEETVAFVVTQVDYTVEGRGDEEFPVVHVFGRTEDNDPVHARVLEFRPYFYAPAANVDEDRLRGYDRITGWEEVDADGEPYESIRGERLVKIFGQTPRDVGQIRDDFDHYEADILFPNRLLIDKDITSGVRVPARELDDGSLKVHHEEIVPTEASADLRVNTFDIEVDDRSGFPEEGEETIICLTSHDSYRDEYVVWLYESPDGIDGPEALAEYDPIGDEHFEADVRIFEEEERMLEAFVDYIERTNPDVLTGWNFDDFDAPYLLDRIEELQSPAHDYDLNADRLSRVDEVWRSDWQGPDIKGRVVFDLLYAYKRTQFTELESYRLDAVGEQELGVGKERYTGDIGDLWEDDPERLLEYNLRDVELCVELDREQDIVDFWDEVRTFVGCKLEDATTPGDAVDMYVLHKLYGEYALPSKGQQASEDYEGGAVFDPITGVRENVTVLDLKSLYPMCMVTTNASPETKVDPEEYDGDTYVAPNGTHFRKEPDGVIREMVDELLTEREEKKEQRNSHDPENPEYERYDRQQAAVKVIMNSLYGVLGWDRFRLYDKEMGAAVTATGREVIEFTESAANEIGHQVIYGDTDSVMLELGQDMAKDAAIEQSFEIEEHINAAYDDFAREELNVDVDGDEGHRFQIEFEKLYRRFFQAGKKKRYAGHIVWKEGKDVDDIDITGFEYQRSDIAPITKRVQKRVIELIVKEGDVEGVKEYVGDVIEDYQAGNVDYDDVGIPGGIGKKLDNYDTDTAQVRGAKYANLLLGTNFQSGSKPKRLYVDRVHSDFFERVEAEQGLDPAQDPLYGEFRRDPDVICFEYADQVPEEFEIDWDKMLDKTLKGPIARILEALDVSWDEVESGQEQTGLGNFM from the coding sequence ATGAGCGAGGAGAGTCAGAGCGCTCTCGGCGACTTCGGGGCCGACGAGGGCGAGGGCCAGGAGGCCCGGCCGGTCGCCGACGAGGCCGCCGCCGTCGCCGGCAACGGGAGCGGCGGGGCCAGCGTGGTCGACATCGACGAGCGGCAGTTCCCCGAGACCGAGGAGACCGTGGCGTTCGTCGTCACGCAGGTCGACTACACCGTCGAAGGACGGGGCGACGAGGAGTTCCCCGTGGTCCACGTGTTCGGCCGGACCGAGGACAACGACCCGGTCCACGCCCGCGTCCTGGAGTTCAGACCGTACTTCTACGCGCCCGCCGCCAACGTCGACGAGGACCGGCTGCGGGGGTACGACCGCATCACGGGCTGGGAGGAGGTCGACGCCGACGGCGAGCCCTACGAGTCCATCCGGGGCGAGCGCCTGGTCAAGATCTTCGGGCAGACCCCGCGGGACGTCGGACAGATCCGGGACGACTTCGACCACTACGAGGCTGACATCCTCTTTCCCAACCGGCTGCTCATCGACAAGGACATCACCAGCGGCGTCCGCGTCCCCGCCCGCGAACTCGACGACGGCAGCCTGAAGGTCCACCACGAGGAAATCGTGCCGACCGAGGCCAGCGCCGACCTGCGGGTCAACACCTTCGACATCGAGGTCGACGACCGGTCGGGCTTCCCCGAGGAGGGCGAGGAGACGATCATCTGTCTCACCTCCCACGACTCCTACCGCGACGAGTACGTCGTCTGGCTCTACGAGTCCCCCGACGGCATCGACGGCCCCGAGGCGCTCGCGGAGTACGACCCCATCGGCGACGAGCACTTCGAGGCGGACGTACGGATCTTCGAGGAGGAAGAGCGGATGCTGGAGGCGTTCGTCGACTACATCGAGCGGACGAACCCGGACGTGCTGACCGGGTGGAACTTCGACGACTTCGACGCGCCGTACCTGCTCGACCGCATCGAGGAGCTCCAGAGTCCGGCCCACGACTACGACCTGAACGCCGACCGCCTCTCGCGGGTCGACGAGGTGTGGCGCAGCGACTGGCAAGGGCCGGACATCAAGGGTCGGGTGGTCTTCGACCTCCTCTACGCCTACAAGCGCACGCAGTTCACCGAACTGGAGTCCTACCGGCTCGACGCCGTCGGCGAACAGGAGCTCGGCGTCGGCAAGGAGCGCTACACCGGCGACATCGGCGACCTCTGGGAGGACGACCCCGAGCGCCTGCTGGAGTACAACCTCCGGGACGTCGAGCTCTGTGTCGAACTCGACCGCGAGCAGGACATCGTCGACTTCTGGGACGAGGTCCGCACGTTCGTCGGCTGCAAGCTGGAAGACGCCACGACGCCCGGCGACGCCGTCGACATGTACGTCCTCCACAAGCTCTACGGCGAGTACGCGCTGCCATCGAAGGGCCAACAGGCCAGCGAGGACTACGAGGGCGGGGCGGTCTTCGACCCGATCACAGGCGTCCGCGAGAACGTCACGGTGCTGGACCTGAAGTCGCTATATCCGATGTGTATGGTGACGACCAACGCCAGCCCCGAGACGAAAGTCGACCCCGAGGAGTACGACGGCGACACGTACGTCGCGCCCAACGGGACCCACTTCCGGAAGGAGCCGGACGGCGTCATCCGGGAGATGGTCGACGAACTCCTGACAGAACGAGAAGAGAAGAAGGAGCAACGGAACAGCCACGATCCCGAGAATCCGGAGTACGAGCGCTACGACCGGCAGCAAGCAGCTGTCAAGGTAATTATGAATTCGCTCTACGGCGTTCTTGGATGGGACCGGTTTCGCCTCTACGACAAGGAGATGGGTGCCGCTGTCACCGCCACGGGTCGGGAGGTAATCGAGTTCACCGAGTCCGCTGCCAACGAGATCGGTCACCAGGTCATCTACGGTGACACCGACAGCGTTATGTTAGAACTCGGACAGGATATGGCGAAGGACGCGGCCATCGAGCAGTCATTCGAGATCGAGGAACACATCAACGCCGCCTACGACGACTTCGCCCGCGAGGAACTGAACGTCGACGTCGACGGTGACGAGGGACACCGCTTCCAGATCGAGTTCGAGAAGCTCTACCGGCGGTTCTTCCAGGCCGGCAAGAAGAAACGCTACGCCGGCCACATCGTCTGGAAGGAGGGGAAAGACGTCGACGATATCGACATCACCGGCTTCGAGTACCAGCGCTCTGACATCGCGCCCATCACCAAGCGGGTCCAGAAGCGGGTCATCGAGCTCATCGTCAAGGAGGGCGACGTCGAGGGCGTCAAGGAGTACGTCGGCGACGTCATCGAGGACTACCAGGCCGGGAACGTCGACTACGACGACGTGGGCATCCCCGGCGGCATCGGGAAGAAGCTGGACAACTACGACACCGACACCGCCCAGGTCCGGGGTGCGAAGTACGCGAACCTCCTGCTGGGGACGAACTTCCAGAGCGGGTCGAAACCCAAGCGGTTGTACGTCGACCGGGTCCACTCGGACTTCTTCGAGCGCGTCGAGGCGGAGCAGGGGTTAGACCCCGCACAGGACCCGCTGTACGGGGAGTTCCGTCGGGACCCCGACGTCATCTGCTTCGAGTACGCCGACCAGGTGCCCGAGGAGTTCGAGATCGACTGGGACAAGATGCTCGACAAGACGCTAAAAGGCCCCATCGCTCGCATCCTGGAGGCACTCGACGTCTCCTGGGACGAGGTCGAGTCCGGTCAGGAGCAGACCGGCCTCGGCAACTTTATGTGA
- the sufD gene encoding Fe-S cluster assembly protein SufD, which yields MSTQVHANLTEEQVAQISADLDEPDWLLDVRKEALAALEDLDMPDVIQTPGRTWTNLDALDYESLVDPLEYAQEKDRVDAEGVDVLSWSEALDEHEELIREHFGSVVDPQRDYLTALSTALFSAGTVVYVPEGVDAEDVKIRTRMNSQSLFNYTLVVAEESSSVTILERQTTGDDVSGDRYYSGVVEAVAGENAYVQYGSLQTLSEETYNYQVKRGHADTYGTVNWIEGNMGSRLTKTSVESRLLGDSSESKIVGAFFGHEDQHFDLGSRVWHEAEHTTADLVTRGVLDDEARSVYEGVQDVGREAWDTSSYQRENTLMLSDESEADASPKLIINNHDTEASHSATVGQVDEQDLFYMTSRGVDPESAKNMLVEGFFVPVLEEVEVDELREDLDDLIYERLRE from the coding sequence ATGAGTACACAGGTACACGCCAACCTCACGGAGGAGCAGGTAGCCCAGATCTCCGCGGACCTCGACGAGCCCGACTGGCTGCTCGACGTCCGCAAGGAGGCCCTCGCGGCACTCGAGGACCTCGATATGCCGGACGTCATCCAGACCCCCGGCCGCACGTGGACGAACCTCGACGCGCTGGACTACGAGAGCCTCGTCGACCCGCTGGAGTACGCCCAGGAGAAAGACCGCGTGGACGCCGAGGGCGTCGACGTGCTCTCCTGGAGCGAGGCGCTGGACGAGCACGAGGAACTGATCCGGGAGCACTTCGGCAGCGTCGTCGACCCACAGCGTGACTACCTCACCGCGCTGTCGACGGCGCTGTTCTCGGCCGGCACCGTCGTCTACGTCCCCGAGGGCGTCGACGCCGAGGACGTGAAGATCCGGACGCGGATGAACAGCCAGTCGCTGTTCAACTACACGCTGGTCGTCGCCGAGGAGTCGTCGTCGGTCACCATCCTCGAACGCCAGACCACCGGCGACGACGTCTCCGGCGACCGGTACTACTCCGGCGTCGTCGAGGCCGTCGCCGGCGAGAACGCCTACGTCCAGTACGGCTCGCTCCAGACCCTCTCGGAGGAGACGTACAACTACCAGGTCAAGCGCGGCCACGCCGACACCTACGGCACGGTCAACTGGATCGAGGGCAATATGGGCTCGCGCCTGACCAAGACCAGCGTCGAGTCCCGCCTGCTGGGCGACTCCTCGGAGTCGAAGATCGTCGGCGCGTTCTTCGGCCACGAGGACCAGCACTTCGACCTCGGCTCCCGCGTCTGGCACGAGGCCGAACACACGACCGCCGACCTCGTGACCCGCGGCGTCCTCGACGACGAGGCGCGCTCGGTGTACGAGGGGGTCCAGGACGTCGGCCGCGAGGCCTGGGACACTTCCTCCTACCAGCGGGAGAACACGCTGATGCTCAGCGACGAGTCCGAGGCCGACGCGTCGCCGAAGCTCATCATCAACAACCACGACACCGAGGCCTCCCACTCGGCTACGGTCGGGCAGGTCGACGAGCAGGACCTGTTCTACATGACCTCCCGCGGCGTCGACCCCGAGTCGGCGAAGAACATGCTCGTCGAGGGCTTCTTCGTCCCCGTCCTCGAGGAGGTCGAGGTCGACGAGCTCCGCGAGGACCTCGACGATCTGATCTACGAGCGTCTCCGCGAGTGA
- a CDS encoding zinc ribbon domain-containing protein, with amino-acid sequence MSSHGLALLVFALLWGMIAFAVAIDAGRRGRSGGVWGVVTFLGGIFGLAVYGIVLLTTDDPGDDDSGTDTDGVRICPECGEHHDDAPNFCGECGAELGPEDDHVEARILKTGSRRYCGNCKSRIGRDADACPECPAVF; translated from the coding sequence ATGTCCAGTCACGGACTGGCCCTCCTGGTCTTCGCTCTCCTCTGGGGAATGATCGCCTTCGCCGTCGCCATCGACGCGGGCAGACGGGGCCGCTCCGGCGGCGTCTGGGGCGTGGTGACGTTCCTCGGGGGGATCTTCGGTCTCGCGGTCTACGGCATCGTCCTCCTGACGACCGACGACCCGGGCGACGACGACTCGGGGACCGACACCGACGGGGTCCGTATCTGCCCGGAGTGTGGCGAGCACCACGACGACGCACCGAACTTCTGCGGCGAGTGTGGTGCCGAACTGGGTCCCGAGGACGACCACGTGGAAGCCCGGATCCTCAAGACCGGGTCGAGACGCTACTGCGGCAACTGCAAGTCCCGGATCGGCCGGGACGCGGACGCCTGTCCCGAGTGCCCTGCCGTGTTCTGA
- a CDS encoding DUF7331 family protein — protein sequence MSHHGSTTGESDRADDLRSEPALPDAVQTTETYETDEGTVFYDAQNPLAWVQTDTTMSLDEVA from the coding sequence ATGTCGCACCACGGTTCCACGACGGGCGAGTCGGACAGGGCTGACGACCTGCGTTCCGAGCCCGCGCTCCCGGACGCGGTCCAGACCACGGAGACCTACGAGACCGACGAGGGGACAGTGTTCTACGACGCACAGAACCCCCTCGCGTGGGTCCAGACGGACACGACGATGTCCCTGGACGAGGTGGCCTGA
- a CDS encoding ABC transporter ATP-binding protein, whose amino-acid sequence MAVLEINNLHARVAEEGGETILRGVDLEVESGEIHALMGPNGSGKSTTAKIIAGHPAYEVTDGEVLIHLEDDEFGEDFEIPEDLRTWDLLDLEPNERAALGVFLGFQYPAEIEGVTMVNFLRTALNAKLEEREELFEDEEEAEAEGEDTNEDAAGYDTSPMEGPADEGEIGVAEFQEILQEKMEQLDMDEKFASRYLNAGFSGGEKKQNEVLQAAILEPSIAVLDEIDSGLDIDRLQDVSNGINALRDEQGAGILQITHYQRILDYVEPDHVHVMLDGEIAKSGDASLAEELEDHGYDWVREEVYEAA is encoded by the coding sequence ATGGCAGTACTCGAGATCAACAACCTCCATGCACGAGTCGCTGAAGAGGGCGGTGAGACGATCCTTCGCGGCGTCGACCTCGAAGTCGAGTCCGGCGAGATCCACGCGCTTATGGGTCCCAACGGCTCGGGGAAGTCGACGACGGCGAAGATCATCGCCGGCCACCCGGCCTACGAAGTGACCGACGGCGAGGTCCTCATCCACCTCGAGGACGACGAGTTCGGCGAGGACTTCGAGATCCCCGAGGATCTGCGGACGTGGGACCTGCTCGACCTCGAACCCAACGAGCGGGCCGCGCTCGGCGTCTTCCTGGGCTTCCAGTACCCCGCAGAGATCGAGGGGGTCACGATGGTGAACTTCCTCCGGACCGCGCTCAACGCCAAGCTCGAAGAGCGCGAGGAGCTGTTCGAGGACGAGGAAGAAGCGGAAGCCGAGGGCGAGGACACCAACGAGGACGCCGCCGGCTACGACACCTCCCCGATGGAGGGGCCCGCCGACGAGGGCGAGATCGGCGTCGCCGAGTTCCAGGAGATCCTCCAGGAGAAGATGGAGCAGCTGGACATGGACGAGAAGTTCGCCTCCCGCTACCTCAACGCCGGCTTCTCCGGCGGCGAGAAGAAGCAAAACGAGGTCCTCCAGGCCGCCATCCTCGAGCCCTCCATCGCCGTGCTCGACGAGATCGACTCCGGCCTGGACATCGACCGCCTGCAGGACGTCTCGAACGGGATCAACGCGCTCCGCGACGAGCAGGGCGCGGGGATCCTCCAGATCACCCACTACCAGCGCATCCTCGACTACGTCGAGCCCGACCACGTCCACGTGATGCTCGACGGCGAGATCGCCAAGTCCGGCGACGCCTCGCTGGCCGAGGAACTCGAGGACCACGGGTACGACTGGGTCCGCGAGGAAGTCTACGAGGCCGCGTAA
- a CDS encoding ferritin-like domain-containing protein, producing the protein MSLTQPVGSDHQLARLLQIGIVLEEVVEARATKHAEATGTDLDPAVGELLEHASTESAEHRRRLEALVDDLEAETVPFEEIQMLVEAQYEADEDFDGVLYDQLCNEETAYKFYDDLIAAVEASDTTFGIDRDRLLSVLREIREEEAEGVEDVTDLMEERQ; encoded by the coding sequence GTGAGCCTGACACAGCCGGTCGGTTCGGACCACCAGCTCGCGCGCCTCCTCCAGATCGGGATCGTCCTCGAAGAGGTCGTCGAGGCCCGGGCGACGAAACACGCGGAGGCGACCGGCACCGACCTGGACCCGGCCGTCGGGGAACTGCTCGAACACGCCTCCACGGAGTCCGCCGAGCACCGCCGCCGGCTGGAGGCCCTCGTCGACGACCTGGAGGCCGAGACGGTCCCCTTCGAGGAGATACAGATGCTCGTCGAGGCACAGTACGAGGCCGACGAGGACTTCGACGGCGTCCTGTACGACCAGCTCTGCAACGAGGAGACCGCGTACAAGTTCTACGACGACCTCATCGCCGCCGTCGAGGCCTCCGACACCACCTTCGGTATCGACCGCGACCGGCTGTTGAGCGTCCTCCGCGAGATCCGCGAGGAGGAAGCCGAGGGCGTCGAGGACGTGACCGACCTGATGGAGGAACGACAATGA
- a CDS encoding DUF7346 family protein, with translation MRTVRDASGTRYVLLKRSGESSLVRDPETGEQRHVPNADLEPVDGESALATAARAVPAPVRTVLTATRDERALGLLVDLDARGPLSVHELLDGTDLCESDLHGLLAEFRAAGLLTEVEVRGRRGYDTTETASEAVAFLSADEP, from the coding sequence ATGCGCACCGTCCGCGACGCGTCGGGCACGCGGTACGTTCTCCTGAAGCGGTCCGGGGAGTCGAGCCTCGTGCGGGACCCCGAGACCGGCGAGCAGCGACACGTCCCGAACGCCGACCTCGAGCCCGTCGACGGCGAATCAGCGCTGGCGACCGCCGCCCGCGCGGTCCCCGCGCCGGTCCGGACGGTGCTGACGGCGACACGCGACGAGCGCGCGCTGGGGCTGCTGGTCGACCTCGATGCCCGCGGCCCGCTGTCGGTCCACGAGCTCCTCGACGGGACGGACCTCTGTGAGAGCGACCTCCACGGCCTGCTCGCGGAGTTCCGCGCCGCCGGCCTGCTGACGGAGGTCGAGGTCCGGGGCCGGCGGGGCTACGACACGACCGAGACGGCGAGCGAGGCCGTCGCGTTCCTCTCCGCCGACGAGCCGTAG
- a CDS encoding alpha-amylase family protein, producing the protein MTANQSWYRDAVVYSLDVKTFADGDGDGIGDFVGLRDRLDYLDDLGVTCLWLLPFYDSPWRDNGYDVADYYSIDDRLGTMGDFRRFVDAAHDRGMRVLADAVFNHTSTEHPWFQRAREGDERFRDYYVWTDDPDAAPDRENIFPEEEDGVWSYDEVADAHYFHQFYGFQPDLNVANPDVQAEIERVLRFWTEQGVDGFRIDAATPMIGPKGTETEPAVDEPHSLFKRMKAAVTDVDEDAVLLAEADDEPAELRRYFGDGDEFDLLLSFVTNAHLVWALADEDAGHLADAFDTLPAYDTVVENGQWANFLRNFDELNLGPLPFEEFERAIDEIGADRETRIFGRGVRRRLAPILGGDHDRIACATSLSFALPGTPIVVAGDEIGMGDELSLSGRDAVRTPMQWTGEAGGGFSAGDPDALFRPVVSGEYGPESINVADQQADPDSLLNRVKRVVATRKACPELSRGDQTVVAADGPVFVHRSDWRETTLVTAHNLGDGTETVTLDAPDDVATHLLGPGGYSLDSDTLSIELGPYDYCWLRLGRPRTRAE; encoded by the coding sequence ATGACGGCCAACCAATCGTGGTACCGGGACGCCGTCGTCTACTCGCTGGACGTGAAGACGTTCGCGGACGGGGACGGCGACGGCATCGGCGACTTCGTCGGACTGCGGGACAGACTGGACTACCTCGACGACCTCGGTGTGACCTGCCTGTGGCTGTTGCCGTTCTACGACAGCCCCTGGCGTGACAACGGCTACGACGTCGCGGACTACTACAGCATCGACGACCGGCTCGGGACGATGGGCGACTTCCGTCGGTTCGTCGACGCCGCCCACGACCGCGGGATGCGCGTCCTGGCCGACGCCGTCTTCAACCACACCTCGACCGAACACCCGTGGTTCCAGCGCGCTCGCGAGGGCGACGAGCGGTTCCGCGACTACTACGTCTGGACCGACGACCCCGACGCCGCCCCGGACCGCGAGAACATCTTCCCCGAGGAGGAGGACGGCGTCTGGAGCTACGACGAGGTCGCGGACGCCCACTACTTCCACCAGTTCTACGGCTTCCAGCCGGACCTGAACGTCGCGAACCCCGACGTGCAGGCGGAGATCGAACGCGTCCTGCGGTTCTGGACCGAGCAGGGCGTCGACGGGTTCCGCATCGACGCCGCGACGCCGATGATCGGGCCGAAGGGGACCGAGACGGAGCCGGCCGTCGACGAACCACACTCGCTGTTCAAGCGGATGAAAGCCGCCGTCACCGACGTCGACGAGGACGCGGTGTTGCTGGCCGAGGCCGACGACGAGCCCGCCGAACTCCGCCGGTACTTCGGCGACGGCGACGAGTTCGACCTGCTGCTGTCGTTCGTGACGAACGCCCACCTCGTCTGGGCGCTGGCCGACGAGGACGCCGGCCACCTCGCGGACGCCTTCGACACCCTCCCCGCCTACGACACCGTCGTCGAGAACGGCCAGTGGGCCAACTTCCTGCGGAACTTCGACGAGCTGAACCTCGGTCCGCTCCCCTTCGAGGAGTTCGAGCGGGCCATCGACGAGATCGGTGCGGACCGGGAGACGCGGATCTTCGGCCGCGGCGTCCGTCGGCGGCTGGCTCCCATCCTCGGGGGCGACCACGACCGCATCGCCTGTGCGACCAGCCTCTCGTTTGCCCTCCCGGGGACCCCCATCGTCGTCGCCGGCGACGAGATCGGGATGGGCGACGAGCTCTCCCTGTCCGGCCGGGACGCCGTCCGGACCCCGATGCAGTGGACGGGAGAAGCCGGCGGCGGCTTCTCGGCGGGCGATCCGGACGCGCTGTTCCGCCCGGTCGTCAGCGGCGAGTACGGCCCCGAGTCCATCAACGTCGCCGACCAGCAGGCCGACCCCGACTCCCTGCTGAACCGGGTCAAGCGAGTCGTCGCGACCCGGAAGGCCTGCCCCGAGCTCTCCCGGGGCGACCAGACGGTCGTCGCCGCCGACGGGCCGGTGTTCGTCCACCGGAGCGACTGGCGCGAGACGACGCTCGTGACCGCCCACAACCTCGGCGACGGCACCGAGACGGTGACGCTCGACGCCCCCGACGACGTGGCGACCCACCTGCTCGGCCCCGGTGGCTACTCGCTGGACAGCGACACCCTCTCGATCGAACTCGGACCGTACGACTACTGCTGGCTCCGCCTCGGACGGCCCCGGACGCGGGCCGAGTAG